Genomic DNA from Pseudomonas fluorescens:
GAAGCGCCTGGCCTGGCTGAACAACGAAGAAGTCCACCGCGTGGCTGAAAGCCTGGGCGTAGAGCCGCGGGAAGTGCGCGAGATGGAAAGCCGCCTGACCGGCCATGACATGGCCTTCGACCCGGCCGCCGAAGCGGACGACGACAGCGCTTTCCAATCGCCGGCCAACTACCTGGAAGACCACCGGTACGACCCGGCACGTCAACTGGAAGATGCCGACTGGAGCGACAACTCCAACACCAACCTGCACGAAGCCCTGGAAGTGCTGGACGAGCGCAGCCGCGACATCCTCTACCAGCGCTGGCTGGCCGAGGAAAAAGCCACGCTGCACGACCTGGCGCAGAAGTACAACGTGTCGGCCGAGCGGATTCGTCAGCTTGAGAAGAGCGCGATGAACAAGCTCAAGGTGTCGATTGCGGCTTGACCTGCGATAGCAGCCATAAAAGCGCCCCGATCAGCGATGATCGGGGCGTTTTTGTTTGTGTGATCGTTCCCACGCTCTGCGTGGGAATGCCTCCACGGACGCTCTGCGTTCGGCTCTTGAGGGGACGCGGAGCGTCTCAGGCTGCATTCCCACGCGGAGCGTGGGGACGATCATAAAGCGAGTGGCTACTGCGCCCAAGGCGCTCGCCGCGAATCATTGAGCCCCAGCAAATAACTGTCGCCCCCCAACTGGCTCATCTGCTGGCGAATCCAGCTCGCCCTGCGCAGCACGTAAGGGCTCGGCCGGCTGGCGCTCCATTTCCGCGGGTTAGGCAAGACCGCCGCCAACAGGCTGGCCTGCTGCCGGGACAACGCGTCGGCGCTGACGCGAAAATGATGCCGTGCTGCGGCTTCGGCCCCGAACACGCCGTCATCCCACTCGACACTGTTGAGGTACACCTCGAGGATTCGCTGCTTGGGCCAGAACACTTCGATCAGTGCGGTGAACCAGGCCTCGAGCCCCTTGCGCAACCAGCTGCGGCCCGACCACAGGAACAGGTTCTTGGACACTTGCTGGCTGAGGGTGCTGGCGCCGCGAATCGAACCGCCACGGCCGTTGTGGGCGAACGCCGCCTGGATCGCGCCGATGTCGAAGCCCCAATGCTCG
This window encodes:
- the mtgA gene encoding monofunctional biosynthetic peptidoglycan transglycosylase, with the protein product MLRLLFRRFVKALLWFAVGSVVLVLLFRVVPPPFTALMIERKVESWFGGEPIDLQRTWQPWDQISDSLKVAVIAGEDQKFPEHWGFDIGAIQAAFAHNGRGGSIRGASTLSQQVSKNLFLWSGRSWLRKGLEAWFTALIEVFWPKQRILEVYLNSVEWDDGVFGAEAAARHHFRVSADALSRQQASLLAAVLPNPRKWSASRPSPYVLRRASWIRQQMSQLGGDSYLLGLNDSRRAPWAQ